One segment of Arcanobacterium phocae DNA contains the following:
- a CDS encoding formate--tetrahydrofolate ligase: protein MAYPSDIDIAQQAHMLPIDEITKRLGIAPDLVDHYGRYKAKIDISAIDESRIETNKLILVTAMSPTPAGEGKTTTTVGLADALNRLGKSVSMALREPSLGPVFGLKGGACGGGYAQVVPMEDINLHFTGDFHAISAANNLLVAMLDNHIYQGNRLGINPKNIVIKRCVDMNDRQLRHLVDGLGSPVDGVSREDSFEMTVASEVMAIFCLATSISDLKEKLGKIIVGYTYDRKPVTAQDLGAVGAMTALLKEAIKPNVVQSLEHTPAFIHGGPFANIAHGCNSVLATKLSRSLTEYTVTEAGFGADLGAEKFLDIVCRITGNQPHCAVIVATVRALKMHGGVSQHDLATENVEAVATGLPNLIKHIENMTQVYQLPTVVALNVFPTDTEAEIEHVVSRCVEYGVRCVRSTVWADGGTGGAELAQEVIRLCETASDIAFPYADNDSLLEKLHKLVTKVYGGCAVDISSRAQRSIANIVKLGLSHLPVCVAKTQYSFSDNPHELGSPRGFTLHVKDVKVNAGSGFIVVYTGDILTMPGLPAEPAAERIDVDDNGKVSGLF, encoded by the coding sequence ATGGCATATCCATCAGATATTGACATTGCTCAGCAGGCGCATATGCTTCCGATCGATGAAATAACTAAACGGTTGGGCATAGCCCCGGATCTCGTTGATCATTACGGTAGATATAAAGCCAAGATCGATATCAGCGCAATCGACGAGTCCCGAATCGAGACGAATAAACTCATTCTGGTTACAGCGATGTCGCCAACACCTGCAGGCGAAGGAAAAACGACGACGACGGTGGGTTTAGCCGATGCTTTGAACAGACTAGGAAAAAGCGTATCTATGGCATTGCGGGAACCGTCACTCGGCCCTGTGTTTGGGCTCAAAGGCGGGGCCTGCGGTGGAGGATATGCTCAAGTAGTGCCGATGGAAGATATCAATCTACATTTCACTGGCGATTTTCATGCGATTTCGGCGGCCAATAATTTGTTGGTTGCAATGCTCGATAACCATATTTATCAGGGTAATAGACTTGGGATAAATCCTAAGAATATTGTGATAAAACGGTGTGTTGATATGAATGATCGGCAGCTACGCCATCTTGTTGATGGGCTAGGATCACCGGTAGACGGAGTGAGTAGAGAAGACAGCTTTGAAATGACGGTTGCTAGCGAAGTGATGGCTATCTTCTGTTTGGCTACGTCAATTAGCGACCTCAAAGAAAAACTCGGAAAGATCATCGTTGGCTACACGTATGACAGAAAGCCAGTCACAGCTCAAGATTTAGGAGCTGTTGGTGCGATGACGGCGTTACTCAAAGAAGCAATAAAACCGAATGTGGTTCAATCTCTAGAGCATACGCCGGCTTTTATTCACGGTGGCCCATTCGCTAATATCGCGCATGGCTGTAATTCGGTTCTCGCTACTAAGCTATCTCGCAGTCTGACTGAATACACAGTTACCGAAGCCGGATTCGGCGCGGATCTAGGCGCTGAAAAATTCCTTGATATTGTGTGTCGCATTACTGGCAACCAGCCTCATTGCGCCGTGATAGTAGCAACCGTACGTGCATTAAAAATGCACGGGGGAGTTTCGCAACATGATCTAGCTACTGAGAATGTTGAGGCGGTTGCAACTGGTTTACCTAATCTTATCAAGCATATCGAGAACATGACGCAGGTATACCAACTGCCAACGGTTGTTGCTCTGAACGTGTTTCCAACAGATACTGAAGCAGAAATAGAGCATGTTGTTTCGCGGTGTGTGGAATACGGCGTGCGTTGCGTTCGTTCAACGGTGTGGGCGGATGGTGGTACAGGTGGTGCCGAGCTAGCGCAGGAAGTTATTCGGTTATGCGAAACTGCGTCAGACATTGCTTTTCCATATGCCGATAATGATTCGTTATTAGAAAAGCTCCATAAACTTGTCACGAAGGTATATGGCGGTTGTGCGGTTGATATTAGCTCACGAGCACAGCGAAGCATAGCGAATATTGTAAAGCTTGGTTTGTCTCACCTGCCGGTATGTGTGGCAAAGACGCAATATAGCTTTAGCGATAATCCTCATGAACTTGGAAGCCCACGAGGGTTCACCCTTCATGTTAAAGACGTCAAAGTTAATGCGGGATCAGGATTTATTGTTGTGTATACCGGAGATATTTTAACGATGCCGGGTTTACCAGCAGAGCCTGCGGCTGAGCGCATAGATGTCGACGATAACGGGAAGGTGTCTGGGCTGTTCTAG
- a CDS encoding phosphoribosylformylglycinamidine synthase, whose protein sequence is MISRIYVEAKPGTNPAADNLADDLRSFLHIDSVTGVRIINRYDCENISAQVFDRAVTQVFAQPPVDNYFVELATRPSDRVFAVSYLPGQFDQRADSAAVCIQMMAQVDKPRISYARVYVISGGVTDGELARIKTYLINSVDSHEVSLELPQSLALQTTPAQAVPEVANFTTMSKEELRTYLDDNAAAMDLADLTLVQDYFTRIGRNPTETELKVIDTYWSDHCRHTTFTTELAKVDIDDERVARTYESYLRIKSDIAPGKPVTLMDIATMSMKYLRAHGKLDQLDISDEINACTIKVEVNVEGENEEWLLLFKNETHNHPTEIEPFGGAATCIGGAIRDPLSGRAYVYAAMRVTGAGDPLQPLEETLPGKLPQRQIVTVSADGYSSYGNQIGLATSYIDEFYDASYTAKRLEIGAVLGAVKADNIQRATPQPGDLVVLIGGPTGRDGVGGATGSSRPHDVASVRDCGAQVQKGNALEERKLQRLFRHPEVTKCIKKCNDFGAGGVAVAIGELADGLRINLDRVHTKYAGLNATEIAVSESQERMAVVIAPADLPRLAQHCHAENVEMAVVAEVTAEPVLSMSYMGQEVVRLERSFLDTHGAPKTANVVVHPGKQLPEYQVSDWASGLRELMADLNHCSKEGLIQRFDSTIGTHTVLMPLGGRYQKTPIQAMVHKLPVPNGNTTTCSVMGYGFNPVLSGADPYQGAYDAVIDSVAKVIAVGADPDQVHLSFQEYFPSLHKDPEKWGLPLASLMGAFQAQLDLGVAAIGGKDSMSGTFESLDVIPTLVSFAVSLGSTESIISPEFKKAGNKLYLFCPQDISRDYFARIAQHIHRGEIVSAYSLTGTSVAEASVKMALGNRLGVRFAAHFDPHTSFMPVRGGFLCETTTDLDDAIYLGDINDEFAFVHGQTRIDLAEVQRSYEATLEPVYPVRSGQPDEHVSAVETAGEAITYSGPRIEKPRVLIPVFPGTNCEYDTAAAWQKAGADPEVIVINNLSVADIETSIDTFADRLADAQILFIPGGFSGGDEPDGSAKFITSFMRNAKVAVAITDLLDNRGGLIGGICNGFQALIKLGLLPYGKIMQPTADMPTLTYNSIKRHQSSIVNVRVANIASPWLRQVNAGDIFQVPISHGEGRIVGNVPVKNIATQYVDFAGDPTTAIEFNPNNSVNAIEGMVSDDGRVFGKMGHTERYSDGCYLNVPGQYDMKIFASAVAYFAN, encoded by the coding sequence ATGATCTCTAGAATTTATGTTGAAGCTAAGCCAGGCACGAATCCTGCTGCCGATAATCTTGCTGACGATCTTCGCTCATTTTTACATATTGATTCTGTTACTGGTGTGCGGATTATTAATCGTTATGATTGCGAAAATATATCGGCACAGGTGTTTGATCGTGCAGTCACTCAGGTTTTTGCCCAGCCTCCAGTAGATAACTATTTTGTGGAGCTGGCGACGCGTCCTAGCGATCGAGTCTTTGCCGTTAGCTACTTGCCCGGGCAGTTTGACCAGCGTGCTGATAGCGCTGCGGTGTGTATCCAAATGATGGCTCAAGTTGATAAACCGCGTATCAGCTATGCACGGGTATACGTTATCAGCGGTGGAGTGACTGACGGCGAACTAGCTAGGATCAAAACATATCTTATTAACTCGGTAGACTCTCATGAAGTATCACTAGAACTGCCACAATCTCTCGCGTTGCAGACTACTCCAGCACAAGCCGTCCCTGAGGTAGCGAACTTTACGACGATGAGCAAGGAAGAACTTCGTACCTACCTTGATGATAATGCCGCGGCGATGGATCTAGCAGATCTGACTCTTGTCCAAGACTATTTCACTCGAATTGGCCGTAACCCGACGGAAACCGAACTAAAAGTCATTGATACCTATTGGTCAGATCATTGTCGGCATACGACGTTTACCACGGAGCTGGCTAAAGTCGATATTGACGATGAGCGTGTTGCCCGCACATATGAGTCCTACCTGCGGATCAAATCTGACATCGCTCCGGGCAAACCCGTGACGTTGATGGACATTGCGACGATGTCTATGAAATATTTGCGTGCCCACGGCAAGCTAGATCAGCTCGATATTAGCGACGAGATCAATGCCTGCACAATTAAGGTCGAGGTCAACGTCGAAGGCGAAAACGAAGAGTGGTTATTGCTGTTTAAGAACGAAACGCATAATCATCCAACCGAAATCGAGCCGTTTGGCGGCGCCGCAACCTGCATCGGTGGTGCAATCCGCGATCCGTTATCTGGCCGAGCATATGTGTATGCTGCTATGCGCGTCACTGGAGCGGGCGATCCGCTCCAACCGCTGGAAGAAACCTTGCCTGGTAAACTGCCACAACGCCAAATTGTCACTGTTTCAGCTGACGGCTATTCCTCATACGGCAACCAGATTGGGTTAGCGACCTCGTATATTGATGAGTTTTATGATGCCTCTTATACTGCCAAGCGCTTGGAAATCGGCGCGGTCCTAGGAGCCGTGAAAGCAGACAATATTCAGCGTGCGACTCCGCAACCCGGCGATCTTGTTGTTCTTATTGGTGGCCCAACGGGTAGGGACGGCGTCGGCGGCGCAACTGGTTCTTCCCGGCCACACGATGTGGCTTCAGTTCGGGATTGCGGGGCACAGGTCCAAAAAGGCAATGCTCTTGAAGAACGTAAACTTCAGCGTCTGTTCCGCCACCCAGAGGTTACTAAGTGCATTAAGAAATGTAATGATTTTGGTGCCGGCGGAGTAGCTGTTGCGATTGGGGAGCTTGCTGACGGGTTGCGGATTAACCTTGACCGTGTCCACACCAAATATGCTGGTTTGAACGCGACCGAAATTGCGGTCAGCGAGTCACAAGAGCGAATGGCGGTAGTTATTGCACCCGCTGATCTGCCACGTCTGGCTCAACACTGCCATGCGGAAAATGTGGAGATGGCAGTGGTTGCCGAAGTGACTGCTGAACCGGTACTGTCGATGTCCTATATGGGGCAGGAAGTTGTTCGGCTGGAGCGTTCATTCCTCGACACACATGGTGCGCCCAAAACAGCTAACGTCGTCGTGCATCCAGGCAAGCAGCTACCGGAGTATCAGGTTTCTGACTGGGCAAGCGGGCTGCGCGAGCTCATGGCGGATCTGAACCACTGTAGCAAAGAAGGACTGATTCAACGCTTCGACTCAACTATTGGAACACATACAGTACTGATGCCACTAGGTGGTCGATACCAAAAGACTCCTATCCAGGCGATGGTTCATAAACTGCCAGTTCCCAATGGCAACACGACGACGTGTTCTGTCATGGGGTATGGATTTAACCCTGTTTTGAGCGGAGCGGACCCGTATCAGGGCGCATACGATGCAGTTATTGATTCAGTGGCGAAAGTTATCGCCGTTGGGGCAGACCCGGATCAGGTTCATCTCAGCTTCCAAGAATATTTCCCCTCATTACACAAGGACCCAGAGAAATGGGGACTACCGTTAGCGAGTTTGATGGGAGCGTTCCAAGCCCAGCTTGACCTTGGTGTAGCAGCTATTGGTGGCAAGGACTCTATGAGCGGTACGTTTGAATCTCTCGATGTCATCCCTACCTTGGTTTCCTTCGCGGTAAGCCTTGGTTCTACTGAGTCTATTATTTCGCCCGAATTTAAGAAGGCAGGCAACAAGCTCTATCTGTTTTGCCCGCAAGATATTTCGCGGGACTATTTCGCTAGGATCGCACAGCATATTCACCGTGGTGAGATCGTCAGTGCCTATAGTTTGACTGGGACTTCGGTTGCGGAAGCTAGCGTAAAAATGGCGTTAGGAAACCGCTTAGGAGTTCGTTTCGCAGCTCATTTCGATCCGCACACGAGTTTTATGCCGGTTCGCGGAGGCTTTTTGTGTGAGACGACGACGGATCTCGATGATGCCATCTATCTTGGTGACATCAACGACGAATTTGCATTTGTACATGGACAGACGCGCATAGACCTCGCTGAGGTTCAGCGTTCTTATGAAGCGACGCTTGAGCCAGTGTATCCGGTGCGTTCGGGGCAACCAGACGAACATGTTTCAGCCGTTGAAACTGCCGGCGAAGCAATAACATATTCTGGGCCGCGTATTGAAAAACCGCGTGTACTCATCCCAGTCTTCCCTGGTACAAACTGTGAATATGACACCGCGGCGGCATGGCAAAAAGCTGGGGCAGATCCTGAGGTTATTGTCATTAACAATCTGTCCGTGGCAGATATCGAAACGAGTATCGATACGTTTGCGGATCGGTTGGCCGATGCCCAGATTTTGTTTATCCCGGGCGGATTCTCTGGCGGTGATGAACCAGACGGGTCAGCAAAATTTATTACCTCGTTTATGCGCAATGCTAAGGTTGCTGTGGCTATCACTGACCTATTGGACAACCGTGGCGGATTGATTGGCGGTATCTGTAACGGTTTCCAAGCCTTAATCAAATTGGGTTTGCTTCCGTATGGAAAAATCATGCAGCCAACAGCTGACATGCCTACTTTGACCTACAATTCGATCAAGCGTCATCAGTCATCAATTGTTAATGTTCGAGTGGCGAATATCGCGAGCCCGTGGTTACGTCAGGTTAATGCGGGGGATATCTTCCAGGTTCCGATTTCGCATGGTGAGGGTCGCATCGTTGGCAATGTTCCGGTTAAGAATATCGCTACGCAGTATGTGGATTTTGCCGGTGATCCAACGACGGCCATTGAATTCAACCCAAATAATTCAGTGAACGCCATTGAAGGAATGGTCTCTGATGACGGCCGAGTCTTCGGTAAGATGGGGCATACCGAACGGTATTCCGATGGGTGCTATCTCAATGTTCCGGGCCAGTATGACATGAAAATCTTTGCATCGGCCGTTGCGTATTTCGCTAACTAG
- the purD gene encoding phosphoribosylamine--glycine ligase, which translates to MKVCLIGSGGREYAIGARLIEDNPDIVLDVIPGNDTMTFATTHPDIGATDIPAIVEFCSANEIELCVVAPDNPLVAGLVDALEDTGIACFGPRQRGAMLEGSKSFAKQFMFRHGIPTASYAEFHDVQQAQEYAQRASYPLVIKADGLALGKGVVIVDDVAQAHSVLADFMVWRKFGESSAAVIIEEFLSGPEISVLALCDGKTIKPLVSSMDHKKIFDGDRGPNTGGMGCIAPNPVFTAQIATEFEQKIMQPTLTGLIKDGIDFRGCLYFGLMLTVDGLKVIEYNARFGDPETQVVLPLLKGNLLSIFRATSQGRLADVVVECQDRHAACVVMAAEGYPEHPVTGDVVSFPADVEPYLIFAGVKRNGNGELESASGRVLNVLGFGASLGEAIDSAYDHVSAISFAHSHYRNDIGTTAREIEDHHDL; encoded by the coding sequence GTGAAAGTTTGCCTGATCGGAAGCGGTGGGCGGGAATACGCTATTGGCGCCCGGCTTATCGAAGATAACCCAGATATCGTGTTGGACGTTATCCCCGGCAACGATACCATGACATTTGCAACTACCCATCCTGATATTGGGGCAACAGATATTCCAGCTATTGTTGAGTTTTGCTCAGCCAATGAAATTGAGCTGTGCGTAGTAGCCCCCGATAACCCACTTGTGGCAGGTTTGGTGGATGCATTGGAAGATACCGGGATAGCATGCTTTGGTCCACGTCAGCGTGGCGCCATGCTGGAAGGGTCGAAGAGCTTTGCGAAGCAATTTATGTTTCGGCATGGCATTCCAACCGCTAGCTACGCTGAGTTTCACGACGTTCAACAGGCCCAAGAATATGCCCAACGTGCATCCTATCCACTAGTTATCAAAGCTGACGGACTGGCATTGGGCAAAGGAGTGGTTATTGTCGACGACGTAGCGCAGGCACATAGCGTGCTGGCTGATTTTATGGTCTGGCGGAAATTTGGGGAGAGTTCGGCAGCAGTCATTATTGAGGAATTTCTTTCTGGCCCGGAAATCTCAGTACTCGCATTGTGCGATGGCAAAACCATTAAGCCCCTCGTCTCGAGTATGGACCACAAGAAAATTTTCGACGGCGATCGCGGGCCAAACACTGGCGGAATGGGGTGTATCGCTCCTAACCCTGTTTTTACTGCACAGATTGCAACTGAGTTCGAACAAAAAATTATGCAGCCAACTTTAACTGGTTTAATCAAGGACGGAATTGATTTTCGAGGCTGTTTATATTTTGGTTTGATGCTCACTGTTGACGGGCTAAAAGTGATCGAATATAACGCTCGTTTTGGCGATCCGGAAACTCAGGTGGTTTTGCCTCTGCTTAAGGGCAATCTGCTCTCTATTTTCCGAGCCACGAGTCAAGGCCGATTGGCAGATGTCGTCGTTGAATGCCAAGACCGTCATGCGGCTTGCGTGGTCATGGCTGCTGAAGGCTACCCGGAACACCCGGTGACGGGCGATGTTGTATCGTTTCCAGCCGACGTCGAACCGTATCTCATATTCGCTGGTGTTAAACGCAACGGCAACGGTGAACTAGAAAGCGCTTCTGGTCGCGTACTTAACGTTCTCGGATTCGGTGCTTCGCTCGGTGAAGCTATTGACTCTGCCTACGATCACGTGAGCGCTATTTCCTTCGCTCATAGTCATTACCGTAATGATATTGGAACCACAGCTCGAGAAATTGAGGATCACCATGATCTCTAG
- a CDS encoding phosphoribosylaminoimidazolecarboxamide formyltransferase has product MNRLELKYGNNPHQKPAHIAMKDGQELPLRVLNGKAGYINLLDALNGWQLVRELKAATGLPAATSFKHVSPTSAAVGQPLSETLKKVCFVDDVDGLDESPLACAYVRARGTDRMCSFGDFVALSDVCDVVTARCIKREVSDGVIAPGYEPEALEILSSKRNGNYTVIEIDPDYEPATLETKDVFGITFSQHRNNFTVDESLLANVVTTNKDLPAANKIDLLIGIITLKYTQSNSVCYAYQGQAIGVGAGQQSRIHCTRLAGDKADSWFLRQHPKVLGLQFKPDLGRATRDNVIDSYINHNEEDVCAVGIWENYFLTRPQPLTETEKREFLASQSGVSLASDAFFPFSDNIKRAVRSGVSYVVQPGGSIRDDAVIDSCNDHNIVMVCNGVRFFHH; this is encoded by the coding sequence ATGAATCGGTTAGAACTAAAATACGGAAATAATCCTCATCAAAAGCCGGCACACATCGCCATGAAGGATGGACAAGAGCTACCGCTGCGGGTGCTCAACGGTAAGGCCGGGTATATCAATCTGCTTGATGCTCTCAACGGCTGGCAACTTGTTCGCGAGTTGAAAGCAGCAACTGGTTTGCCGGCGGCGACGTCGTTCAAACATGTTTCTCCGACGTCGGCCGCTGTTGGCCAGCCGTTATCTGAAACCCTGAAAAAGGTGTGCTTTGTTGATGACGTCGATGGGCTTGATGAATCGCCGCTCGCGTGTGCTTATGTACGGGCACGCGGTACTGACCGGATGTGCTCATTCGGTGATTTCGTAGCCTTGAGTGACGTGTGCGATGTAGTTACGGCACGCTGTATCAAACGCGAAGTATCGGACGGCGTGATTGCCCCCGGTTACGAGCCTGAGGCGCTGGAAATTTTGTCAAGCAAACGCAACGGTAACTATACCGTGATTGAGATAGATCCAGATTACGAACCAGCGACACTTGAGACCAAAGATGTTTTTGGTATTACCTTCTCCCAGCATCGCAACAACTTCACGGTAGACGAATCGTTACTAGCGAACGTTGTCACAACGAATAAGGATCTTCCAGCAGCAAACAAGATTGACCTATTGATTGGCATAATTACCCTCAAGTACACTCAATCGAACTCGGTATGTTACGCATACCAAGGACAAGCAATTGGAGTGGGGGCAGGCCAACAATCTCGGATTCACTGCACGCGACTCGCTGGCGATAAAGCCGACTCATGGTTTTTGCGGCAGCATCCAAAAGTGCTTGGATTGCAGTTTAAGCCAGACCTTGGGCGAGCTACGCGAGATAACGTGATTGACAGCTATATCAATCACAATGAAGAAGATGTGTGCGCTGTAGGCATCTGGGAAAATTATTTTCTCACCCGTCCGCAGCCATTAACGGAGACCGAAAAACGCGAATTTTTAGCCTCGCAATCCGGGGTAAGCCTAGCATCCGATGCGTTCTTCCCATTCTCCGACAACATTAAGCGAGCCGTGCGCAGTGGCGTCTCCTATGTAGTCCAGCCTGGTGGCTCAATCCGGGACGACGCAGTTATTGACTCATGTAACGACCACAACATCGTCATGGTCTGTAATGGCGTTCGATTCTTCCATCACTGA
- a CDS encoding IMP cyclohydrolase, which yields MTTRSIVSYLGSKTYPGRTLVLATSPDGKTATIVYFIMGRSMNSQNRVFVDDGDVVRTQAYDESQMADPSLIIYPIYRYSGTTHIFTNGDQTATIYNGLIDGLLPAESLSERECEPDAPNFTPRISLVTQPDEYSMHVIKAADHTGQQSVHFDFHYPYVRGIGHCIHTYHDDVQPLPSFSGEPVEFDYEDGLGRKIWDAINPEFKVSLLEATLDLETHTITTMSITNKHEVHA from the coding sequence ATGACAACTAGATCTATTGTTTCTTACCTGGGAAGCAAAACATATCCGGGGCGTACTCTTGTTCTTGCTACTTCGCCAGACGGGAAGACTGCGACGATCGTTTATTTCATCATGGGCAGGAGCATGAATAGCCAGAACCGGGTATTTGTTGACGACGGCGATGTAGTGCGTACCCAGGCTTACGATGAGTCACAGATGGCAGACCCTAGTCTGATTATTTATCCTATTTATCGCTATTCCGGAACCACACATATTTTCACTAATGGTGACCAAACCGCGACGATTTACAATGGTTTAATTGACGGACTATTACCGGCGGAGTCTCTTAGCGAACGCGAATGCGAACCGGATGCTCCGAATTTTACTCCGCGTATTTCCCTCGTTACACAACCAGATGAGTATTCGATGCACGTTATTAAGGCAGCGGATCATACTGGCCAACAATCGGTACATTTTGATTTTCACTATCCGTACGTGCGTGGCATCGGGCACTGTATTCATACTTATCACGACGACGTTCAGCCGCTCCCAAGCTTTTCTGGCGAGCCAGTCGAGTTTGACTATGAAGATGGGCTGGGGCGAAAGATCTGGGATGCGATCAATCCGGAATTCAAAGTCTCGTTGCTAGAAGCCACTCTTGATTTAGAAACACACACCATTACCACGATGTCGATAACCAATAAGCACGAGGTCCACGCATGA
- the purN gene encoding phosphoribosylglycinamide formyltransferase encodes MTRNKARIAVLISGNGSNLQAILDAAATGALAHGTVELVISSSSQAYGITRARDAGVPVDVVRRQEFATQAEFDDALSQIIDQYQIDLIVLAGYMNILSKQFVERYPNRIVNVHPSLIPAFSGPGFYGLKVHEAVVAAGVKVSGATVHYVTEVCDGGQILAQETVPVYETDTPQDVQKRVLTEVEHIIYPRVIEQLSKEIAGN; translated from the coding sequence ATGACTCGTAACAAAGCGCGCATAGCAGTTCTTATCTCTGGTAACGGCAGTAACCTCCAAGCAATTCTTGATGCAGCAGCAACCGGCGCTCTAGCCCATGGCACAGTTGAACTTGTTATCAGTAGCAGTTCTCAGGCGTACGGGATAACTCGCGCTCGTGACGCTGGTGTGCCGGTAGACGTGGTACGGCGTCAAGAATTCGCAACCCAAGCAGAGTTCGACGATGCGTTGAGCCAAATAATTGATCAATACCAGATCGATCTGATTGTGCTTGCCGGATACATGAACATTTTGAGCAAACAGTTCGTCGAACGATATCCGAATCGGATTGTCAACGTTCATCCCTCACTTATCCCGGCGTTTTCCGGACCAGGATTCTATGGTCTGAAAGTCCACGAAGCCGTGGTAGCAGCCGGGGTGAAAGTTTCTGGTGCAACCGTCCATTACGTAACCGAGGTTTGCGACGGCGGTCAGATTTTGGCGCAAGAAACAGTTCCGGTTTACGAAACTGATACTCCACAAGACGTGCAAAAGCGGGTCCTGACAGAAGTTGAGCACATCATATATCCACGTGTCATCGAACAACTATCCAAAGAAATTGCAGGTAACTGA
- the purM gene encoding phosphoribosylformylglycinamidine cyclo-ligase: MRDSQSERYKDAGVDIEAGYEVVERIHKHIRQTMKGQGNFDHMGFGGLLPLGGFDMENPVLVSATDGVGTKLKLAFLLDKHDTVGIDCVAMCVNDVLCVGGRPINFLDYIACGKNEPAKIEKIVAGIADGCIQADIPLVGGETAEMPGFYPVDEYDLAGFCNGIVDQEEILDKSSVQENDVVIAIASSGVHSNGFSLIRKVFQIDNAQALQETYDELLGQSLGEVLLTPTKIYVKPVTELLEKKLVKSLAHITGGGFYENIPRSLPNGLGVAINYNDVGILPIFSLIQRIGKINNHDMFNTFNMGVGMTCVVDPHNVQETLEILGEHGERAYVLGKVVRSNTLVEIDGAGYDS; the protein is encoded by the coding sequence ATGCGCGATTCACAATCAGAACGATATAAAGATGCCGGAGTCGATATTGAAGCCGGATACGAGGTTGTAGAAAGAATCCACAAACATATAAGACAGACGATGAAGGGCCAAGGAAACTTCGACCATATGGGCTTTGGCGGCTTACTGCCACTGGGCGGCTTCGATATGGAAAACCCAGTTCTCGTTTCCGCCACTGATGGAGTTGGAACCAAACTTAAGCTCGCTTTCTTACTGGATAAACATGACACAGTTGGCATCGACTGCGTAGCAATGTGCGTCAACGACGTACTGTGTGTTGGAGGGCGCCCAATTAACTTCCTCGATTACATTGCCTGCGGAAAGAACGAACCAGCCAAGATTGAAAAGATTGTTGCCGGAATCGCCGATGGGTGCATTCAAGCGGATATCCCGCTGGTAGGCGGTGAAACTGCGGAGATGCCAGGATTCTATCCAGTAGACGAATACGATCTTGCGGGTTTCTGCAACGGGATCGTTGACCAGGAAGAGATTCTTGATAAGTCCAGCGTGCAAGAAAACGATGTTGTTATCGCGATCGCGAGTTCCGGTGTGCACTCCAACGGTTTTTCGCTCATCCGCAAAGTGTTTCAGATCGATAATGCGCAGGCACTACAGGAAACCTACGATGAACTATTAGGGCAAAGCCTGGGCGAAGTGTTATTGACTCCCACGAAAATCTATGTCAAACCAGTTACTGAGCTACTTGAGAAAAAACTTGTAAAGTCATTAGCTCATATCACTGGTGGCGGGTTTTATGAGAATATTCCGCGGAGTCTACCGAACGGTTTGGGCGTTGCTATCAACTATAACGACGTCGGAATACTTCCGATCTTCTCTCTGATTCAGCGTATTGGGAAGATCAATAACCACGATATGTTCAACACCTTCAATATGGGGGTTGGGATGACGTGCGTCGTCGATCCACACAACGTCCAAGAAACTTTAGAAATCCTTGGTGAACATGGCGAACGTGCCTATGTTTTGGGGAAGGTAGTTCGGTCCAACACGCTGGTAGAAATAGACGGAGCTGGCTATGACTCGTAA